AGCAGGTTTTCCAAAACCACGTTTTTGACCGATCAGCGGTTTCTATATCTTTTATCCacgaatatttatttatacagtAAGTTGTAAATATACTAAATACTGACCAATGATATTTCCCTttttcaatacaaaaaaaaaatggtatgtATGCTAAAAAAGCCTTGACTAATAGTCCATACCATAATTTTCCTCTTTCCTCTGTGCCTCGCTTCTTCTTGAATCCATGCgcatgagtttgaagaattGTGTTAGCGGTGAGGTGAGATATTTCAATATTTGGTAATTGATAGTACATATATGGGGAGGGGAAGAGTGGATTTGAAGAGGATCGAGAACAAGATCAATAGGCAAGTGACTTTCTCCAAGAGAAGGTCTGGTTTGCTTAAGAAAGCGCGCGAGATTTCTGTGCTGTGCGATGCTGATGTGGCTCTCATCGTCTTCTCCACTAAAGGCAAGCTTTTCGACTACTCCAACGAACCTTGGTACGTCCCTagctctttctttcttctttgcaCTCATGTATCTCTATATCTATTCTTCTGGGTTGCCTTCAACTATGCAATTAGTATACATATATGTTTTCCTTGTTTCTGAATGCACTAATATTATTGCTCTAGTGTTTTCTCTTTTCCTCGACCATGTAAATGTGTACAGTGCTCAATTTCTCATTAGGATTTCGCCTTCTATTCTTCCCAAGATTGTCAACATGCAGTAGGTTTAGATTTCTTGTTTAGTTAGACTTAATTTTTCAAGGGGGAAAAAAAATACCGGAACTTTTTCATGTCCGTCGAGTGTGTACGACTGTAGTGTTTGTTTGGGGGGACaaattattagataattttGCATCATTATGTATTGCTCTAACCAAATTTCAATTTACTGTaaagaattaataatatatgacaAAACTTATGGGCAATATCATATGTATTGTTCGTgttttttctctaattaagaGTCTTACTAATTAACTTCTACttttataatattgattaagaaattaaaataataaaatctttatTGTGTATAGGagataattttgaatatttcaataaaaatatttttctgtttaGTTCGTTAATAACGTTTTAAAGAcacaaaattatcatttatcattttttaatataaaattatggagatgaaaattttcaaatctaATTAAAGAACAATATCAACAACACAACAATACCTATAGTAATGCttctaaattttgttattaataatacTTACACGTGATATGAAGATTAGTTAAGATACATAATTTTCCACCACCTAATCAAGAGGAATATTAGTAATACACTATCTCTAATAcatattttgttattgattgaaattttttgaaaattataaaattatgagagaatcaataaatataatgtAGGATCCatcttttttgtaattttcagaaaattttaGACTCTCTTTCAACTCAACGGGATAAGTTCACTTATTTCACACAATTTTTCTGGTCCTGCCTAAACCAATAAGAAAGATTATTGCTAACATTTCTCCCTAATCAAAGTAAATTTACTAGAAATAAAAgtagtttttttcttataacAGGTTCAACCTCATTTACCAAGGAAAAAAACCCTTAATTATAACTTCTCCATatcaacaaataataaaaagtaatataaatactaatattaaatagttttttttttctaagactTAAAACAAGGACTTGAAATGCCTTATATTTCAGCCGGCCCTGcctaatcatttttatttttgggacTGTTAATTTGAGTATATATATGGTGTTGGTAAAGTCACTTAACATGTTATTAAAAGAATCGGGTCCGCAATAATTCAACTCTAACCActtggttaaaaaaaatctgatatAATGTAActtgtttaaaaaaacttaaacaaagGACAGgtaataatgtaatataattttgttatctaATTTTGAAAAGTAGAATGGATCATGcactagtaatatttttttaattggtatcaagtatttactaattttattgaaaaattattttttgttaaaaaacataactgattatttttttaataagattttaattttatttaaacagATAAAATTTAGTATCACTTGTATCAATGAGTTATTGATTTATAccgtattaattttttaatggagGTGGAGGCATCTTCATCTGGCATACATAAGCACACCATCTCTGAGTAAATAGACCAATCACTGAAAACTGAAATGCGCCGTATTGCATTCAACATAGAAAAGGCAGAAACAATACAAAACGCTGGTGTTAGTGCTGccaatcaaattaatattcGAAAATTAATATCACGGTCGAGAATACAACATACACTGTATCAGGGAATGCAGGGATTCACttccttttatttattcatgTGGTATCAtcttataacaattttttgacGGTGAGGGAAAGAAATCACAAGTTCCTTTCTGTTTTTcaattaagataaaatttctttaaaatgctCCTCCTTTTTAAGCTGGTGTTTTAAACTTAACTTTACCCTTTATATTCCAAGTTACTTTATATGTATTCAGATGGTTTTCTATGGGAGAAAGGGATAAAAACTTATTCATCAttagattttattataaatgtttaagatattaaaacacatgtaatatgaattttttaaactcatgtgatttttttaaatgcatGATTACAAGTCATAAAATTTtgacaatatatataatataaacttGTTAACTTACGctcacttttttatatatatataaaaaaaattaacaagttacaccttacatatattttaataaatttgtatttgtagtttgataacttatttattttaaaaaataagtgggTATAAATTGAAGTTAGAAAATTTCATACACATCTATTAACATACActtacttattttttagaagttagttaataatttacttcttgaattttaagatttaaaatttataattataatttaatttaataacttattcattataaaaaataaataggtaTAAGTTagcatatattttatatatgccAAGTAATTTGTGGGCTTGTGGCTGCTTAATGAGTAGAGAACTATAAAGCTGACAACAGATAgatgaaaagcacaaaaggaCATGCATGGACAAATTAGCATAAAATTACACCATTCTATTCTATGTAATCTAATTATTCAaatgttattaacaaaaaaatctaaTGTAAATTGTTATTGAGTTTCTAGTATAAAACTAactcattataattttaatctattccaacatttcttttttatattaactcTGATAATctcttaacaaattaataacggaaatgattttgttaacatttttttcatgaaaCAGTAAAAATCTGGACAGCTGTTTGAAATTCGTTTCAAACATACCTTCACGCTCCAGGTTGGATATGGGTAAagattgaatcaaaataagtaaaaaaaaacccaGCGTGATTCAGTTCTATACAGTAGGTGATGCAtgataaataagaaaagaaaatcacttAAAATTCGTTTTATTTTGGTTCAACTTCAATTAATTCTCCCATATATAGTTTTCGTTGATTGATTTGTGAATTTGATGCATTTATTTACCTGAATTTGATCTTGCCGGGgaagtttaaaaaagaagacatTAAGCAATTCGATCTTTTGCTTGAATGCAAAATGCTACTACTACCTTATGAGTAATTTGAAAGCCTTTAGCTTGCTAGCTATTAGGAGTAACACAGAGATAGCAAATGCTAAAcaactaagttttttttaaaaaaaatatttttttggaatgCTAAAAAATACACttctaatgttttttaaatgcgTTCTCATACATTCTAAATAGATTCCTTCCTTCATCGCCCGCTAAttcaattatcaattaaagctatatatatatatatatatatatatatatgtttgccTTCCAATGTAGTTTTTGTTTAAGGTGATGCAATTAATATATGAAATCTTTGCTCACTGCTACTTTAATTTCCCGAGTCAACAGTATGAAAAGAATTCTTGAACGGTATGAGAGGTATTCGTATGCGGAGAGACAACTTGCTGGAGATGATCAAGCACCAAATGTAAGCCTTCTATTTCTTCTGGATGAACTTTTAacttccttttttatgttttattattgatGTAAATCGGTCCTTTACTTTCTCTAAACCCTCCCAGTGGAGGGTTATTTGACCATTTGTCCctacttaattatatattttacttgttaaaacaaattatatacattcatttattacttatttattttatgaaaaaattcttaatttggTTCTTCAAAGTTTCATTACATTAATGGTTTTCTAAAATTAGTTCTCACAAACTAATCCGTTGAGTTAAGTCATAACTTCCTAAGATTTTATAACCAAATTAGTTTATCTAAGATGTGATCTGTCACCAAAATAGTCCCTAGAAAAATCTTTATATTACAGCTTAATTTAGTCTTGGATAAAAATGAATGATAGTTTAGATTTTTGGTTAACTAATTTAGTAGCAAATTAAATCTGCTTgatgaaaaaatctttgaagagtcaatgtgataaaatctttttttttttactggatgTGATAAAATCTTCGAAATATTAGTTTAACGaccaaaattttataaaaaataatacgaaTGGGTTTAACTTTAGAAGATCAAATTAGATATTTTCTAAAGTTGATTTAACTATCCGTAACTTAGAAAATATCTGCATGCACTGTTaggaaaattgatttaattacagtttaattatcataattttgtaTCCATAACTTTAGAAGATCAAAACTGATGTAATTATCTGCATGCACTGTTAGGAAAACTGGGTTATAGAACACGAAAAGCTCAAGGCTAGGGTGGAGGTACTACAGCGAAATCAAAGgtattgatatattatgggcaaGAGCTACTTGTGTTTGTTGTGTAATAAAACATGCAATGACGACAGGTTTACTGCTTTGTTTCAGGAATTTTATGGGAGAAGATCTGGACAGCTTAAATCTTAGAGGACTTCAGAGTTTGGAACAACAACTTGATTCTGCTCTCAAACTCATTAGATCACGAAAGGTAAAACTATATATACAACCAAGATTGTTTTGGTGATGTCATTCATTCAACAAATATAGCGTTATTATAATTAAGTTtgatttaattacattttttatccttatcGTTAcaacaatatctttttttattcctatagtttaaaatattttattttaattattataattgtaatttttatttttattttttgtcctcaTCGTCTAGACTAATGTTGTTTTAGATGAACCTAGATTAAGGTCTTGCtgttaattgttgaataacatTCATTTAAAATGAACGTGATATGATGATGTTCCTCTTTTAATCCATGTTTACCTCAAACGGTATTAGGTGACTTTATTAGATGGCGAGGACTGGAAGATAAAAAAAGTTGCGACTATagcaataaaaatgaaatgttaTAAACTATAGTTAAAAACTAAGAGTGAAGGTTACTGCAACTATAGGTATCAAATAGGTTTTTAAACCTGTAAGATTTTATTACATTTCAATTATAGAGGTGTAGAATATATCCAAATTATTAATAAGGGcaactaattataattaaatcctAAACTACAGCAAGATATCCTCCTAATAGTCTATGAATCTCTCCTGATACGActtgatcatggttttcttaaaTGTGTACAAAATTTCTAAATACTGCATGCATGAATATGGCTTGATCGTGATTTTTCTAAATACTTgcaaatatataattacatgaTTATATGAGATTCTCTTGTAGTTAGTGAATGAAGATTTCGAATGTCTAACTTAttcaattgataattaaattgttaTTCGACGAGCTTTGGTCAAAGAGATATAGAATTTTTTTCAGCTAGCTCACAAAAACATTTCTAGTCTTGTATCTAAAGTCTAACTAAACAATATTTCATAGGGACTTTTACCTTTATTTATAGTGGATGGGTGCGATTTATCAAGTATCTTGCAATAAGTACACATTCACGGTTCACCCCataattgaattaaaacgtAGATTAGCTTGAAAATGAAAAGTTCGAGCaacatttaaaatatacttATGTTTTCTTTCGAACAACCATTCTGTTGCAGCTGGGTGTCAATCATGAAGGTTTGATGAAACATTctattttaacaaaatagatCTTCACGACCTTGAATTCAGTACCATTAATTGTCACTTCTCTCAATTTTAACTTTTCCATTTACTTACCATAACAAAATTCGAGAGTTTTCTTAACTTGAATCTTTACTGcaattaaatataatgatatgatgaggaaatcaaccacaatggtgtgtgtgtgtgttcacTGCGTGAGAATAATATAGACCACAATAATATAGACCACATTTTTTTACTCAACCACATCAATCACTCCTCGAATCATGGTCCTATTTCCCTCATAATTTGTAGAAAAGGACAAAAGGTGATTGCCCAATGTGAGTCATTTATCAATTGGGAGACAAATATAAGATACAAGTTAAAATAGGCACATAGATAACATTTTTAAGACCAGGCCTTCCCCAAAAGTTATTGTTCCATTCTTATTTACAACTGCATTTCTTCCCTTAGATAGCCTAATAGGACAAGACAAGATTTTTTAACTattgcttaaatatatttttatacatgtaatacatcacttttaaattttattatctaaaaaatattttttattttaacttattatcttatctttttaacttttgttttatCTCTATCGTTAGACTTAATCTTTTAAACGTGATAAGTTAATGTAATATCATCACAATATTGATTAAATGATGAtgtaataaactaataaaatatcatgttacAAACTTCAACCAACatgtatcaaaaataaaaatttaaaaatattaaataataaaataaatatattataaatatgaaaaatatatttaactcttaaatattatttaagttgCTTAGTAGTACTAAAGTTCTTGTAGCTGTTGGTCTATTACTCAACTCAAGAAAGGACCAACACTTGTCTGTGACTCCCTTTGTATCGTGTGCTTGATGCATTTGTACAGCATTGACAGTGTAATGgaatttctctttctcccatTTTTGTGCTAATTCTTGTGTGGTGCCGCGTGTATAGTCAAAGGTGTCTCCACTTCCCTTCTTACCCTTCTCAACCATGATCACGCAAGGTCAAGTTGTCGTGTTGGTTTCATACCAAAACAAGTAGTATAGTTGTTGTGAACGCACCTTTCAATAATATTGgtgaaaatatatacaaatcaTAAAGATAACAAACTCCTTAAATTACTAGAAATCTCCAAATTGTTTAAGCCTAAAATCTCCTAATGACTTGATTGTGATTTcctaaatatctataaatatataattacatgaaattctcctaatataatttgaaatgaatTGAATGTCATTGTAATTCTTGGTGTTTACGTGCAGAACCAAGCCATGAATGAATCTATTTCTGCGCTTCAGAAAAAGGTGGGGTCTTTCTTGCCCTTTCATAAATGGTAGTGAACaatgtttctttttctattttttccctTAAAAAGAGGGGTGAACGATTGGCTTGAAAGTAGTACAAACATCATATCCAAAAATAAAGTATGAATTAATTCTCTACATTTTCAAAGAGTTTCTTGAGAATGTACTATTTTCTAAACTTCCTGGGGATGAACACTGGCTAATCATTGTTTTTGTGAGGATTGTAAATTGCTGAATATCAATTGATACATGTATTTCTAACCTTAATTTTCAGTAACAATATGCATGAACACATTGTTTTCATTGACCAAAAGTTTTGGATCAGCTGCCTCCGGTATAAATGATGATTTAGTATTCCATCATGCAGGATAAGTCACTCCGGGAACACAACAACTTGCTCTCCAAGAAGGTAATgacgtttttattttataatagctCATTCAGTTTGTGcaatttggttttcaaaaatctCACAGTACATAACAACAAcggtttgagtgaaaaacagaTAAAGGATAAAGAGAAGGAGCTGGCCCCACAAGAGCAAGATGGACTGCAAAATAACATGGATGTGACCTCTGTCCTTGTAACTCAACCACCGGAGTCCCTGACAATTGGGTTAGTATCTTTTCGTTTATGCATAACTGAAATGCTCCAAACTCTATTCATAGAGTGTGTGTGAGTATATGCATGAATTCATTTTTGTCTTTCATTTTGTGCTACTTTGTGTACATACCAATTACCATCTCAGATGCATGAAACCAATTAAATAGGATGAATGGTGAatctttcactctttttttgaCCATTCAATTatacttgtatttcttttttttttcttcatcataTATCATTTTGATTTTACAGTTTTAGTGTTTAACCCATTTATATAAGGGTATAATGAAATATGAAGCACAAATGAGTGTGTATGACtcattatctttaatttatttgttctgTTTTGTAATACACCACTTCTTCTATACATTTAttatgaaacaatttttttccttttaataatttctatggaaaatgataaatttacacACCATTTATAAAGTGCatggatgaaaagaaaaaagagatagagagaaaaagaaaagaaaaaaaagtgatgagAAATAGAgatgtgaagaaaaaaagagagaggtaaaaataagataaaagagtGAGTGaatgttaataataaataataactctTTTCTATTGTGAAGtgtcaagtgatatttgatactTACAAGGGGTGTAAAGAAAAATGAGGTTTATTTTAGTTACTGTTTAACTAGGAACTGGATGAAAAAGGTAAAGCCAGTCAGCAGTTACATGCAATAATGCATTCAAAACTCATTTTAAGTGATCACCTAAATGACTTGATGCAGAGGCTTCCCAGAAGCCAAATGTAATGAAGAAACTCCAACGTCGAGTCGACCTAAAACCATTCTTCCCCCTTGGATGCCTCTTCCTACAAATGAATAGAAAGCCTGTTAACTCTTGTTAAATACGAATACCACTTGTACAAAGACTAGCTATATACATCATCAGGGGCATTTGATGGTGACTATACCACCTGGATTGTAATCTCTGTGTGACGTTTCTGACTGCATTTTAATGCAGCTGCAAGGTATATTAAATGTActacatataaatataaatgatacTGATATAAAATTGAGTTTGAATAAGGGTTCAGGTTTTGACTTATATCCAAATGTATAATTCATGATTTGTGCTCTCTTTCATTTCTGCATAAATTCTAAATAACACTCGTATTATGTAGTATAGCAGCTGAAATATGCTTTTGCCATATTTGTATTAACAAATATAAGGACTAAACAGAAAAAACTCGAGCAAAATATTCTTTTcaacacatatatattaaactttaaattatgatttaaataaaattgaaaattttgagaGTGACTAGCCTCGCTAGCTAAGTCACCTCCTTCCTTTGTCTCTGTTAAATATTTCAAATGCcaagttagatttttttttctttctcttttaacgTTTTTATAATGaaactattttttctcttaaatatatttacattacaAGAAAATCTCTAGTTAGCACAAGTCAAAACTAACTAATAAAATTGATGCTAAATGTGATTTTAGCATTGGATTGCTTTGGTATTGGAGTCAATACAAGTTTACTCTAAGCAAGTTTACTTAAAATCTTAGGGATCAATTTCCAGTCGCATAGCCTCATAATAATTCTGTAAAGCTTCCGCATAATTTCCTTCAGATTGAGCTGACATCCGTTACGGTCGTCATTCGGTTCAAAGAATCTCCGCTCCAGAACCGTACGTGAGATTTTCATCTCATACGGCTCCTCCCTTATGTGTGTAATGATAAAAATACATAGAATCAAAAAAGATTGCAGTATTCTCATTATTAACTGAACAGGGCTagtgtttttacaaaaaaatatctaGCCAATCTCTCAATAAAGATTTCTACTTTGATTTATCatattatagaaaattaatCTTTCTGCTAAACCTAACTCTTATCAGTAATAACTTACTAACATTTTTCCTAaagtaattatcattttaatttgttttaaaattacttactaTTTAAGAACACgaagaaaacattattttttaaaaatttatttcttatctatcggtaaaaagataatatagggaggtaagttcatttttttttaaaactttacaatggcgataataaaattttaactcaaGACTTACATAAACTCCTATCATTAATTTGTACCCCAAAAAACTCATATCATTAATTTAATCCTaacaaatttatattcttttaatattagtagatgattaaaattctgttttaccGACATGGTATCTCTTCAGCACATAATCAAggattttatcataaatttgtgtatataaaaaatactctaTTAAAATAGTTCAAATTCTTAAATAAAGGGAGTTGCTTGGGTACAGCAAAAA
This region of Glycine soja cultivar W05 chromosome 17, ASM419377v2, whole genome shotgun sequence genomic DNA includes:
- the LOC114392437 gene encoding truncated transcription factor CAULIFLOWER A-like isoform X1 → MGRGRVDLKRIENKINRQVTFSKRRSGLLKKAREISVLCDADVALIVFSTKGKLFDYSNEPCMKRILERYERYSYAERQLAGDDQAPNENWVIEHEKLKARVEVLQRNQRNFMGEDLDSLNLRGLQSLEQQLDSALKLIRSRKNQAMNESISALQKKYSIMQDKSLREHNNLLSKKIKDKEKELAPQEQDGLQNNMDVTSVLVTQPPESLTIGGFPEAKCNEETPTSSRPKTILPPWMPLPTNE
- the LOC114392437 gene encoding truncated transcription factor CAULIFLOWER A-like isoform X2, which produces MGRGRVDLKRIENKINRQVTFSKRRSGLLKKAREISVLCDADVALIVFSTKGKLFDYSNEPCMKRILERYERYSYAERQLAGDDQAPNENWVIEHEKLKARVEVLQRNQRNFMGEDLDSLNLRGLQSLEQQLDSALKLIRSRKNQAMNESISALQKKDKSLREHNNLLSKKIKDKEKELAPQEQDGLQNNMDVTSVLVTQPPESLTIGGFPEAKCNEETPTSSRPKTILPPWMPLPTNE
- the LOC114392437 gene encoding truncated transcription factor CAULIFLOWER A-like isoform X3, whose product is MGRGRVDLKRIENKINRQVTFSKRRSGLLKKAREISVLCDADVALIVFSTKGKLFDYSNEPCMKRILERYERYSYAERQLAGDDQAPNENWVIEHEKLKARVEVLQRNQRNFMGEDLDSLNLRGLQSLEQQLDSALKLIRSRKNQAMNESISALQKKYSIMQDKSLREHNNLLSKKIKDKEKELAPQEQDGLQNNMDVTSVLVTQPPESLTIGNWMKKVKPVSSYMQ
- the LOC114392437 gene encoding truncated transcription factor CAULIFLOWER D-like isoform X4, which codes for MGRGRVDLKRIENKINRQVTFSKRRSGLLKKAREISVLCDADVALIVFSTKGKLFDYSNEPCMKRILERYERYSYAERQLAGDDQAPNENWVIEHEKLKARVEVLQRNQRNFMGEDLDSLNLRGLQSLEQQLDSALKLIRSRKDKSLREHNNLLSKKIKDKEKELAPQEQDGLQNNMDVTSVLVTQPPESLTIGGFPEAKCNEETPTSSRPKTILPPWMPLPTNE